The genome window ACATCAACGCCGTAAAAATCGGCTATTTTTTTTAAAAAATCTTTCACATAAATTTCCGCCGGCATCTTATCAAGCCTTCCATCTTCCAAATAAACCAAATATTTCTTGGTAATCTTGGTTTTATCGGCAAGATTATCCAAGTCTATTTTTTGGGCAGTTCTAATTTCTATTAATTTTTCGGAAAGAGTATCAGACCCTTTCACTTTTTTTGTTGTAAACCAAGACACGGTTATTTAATTTTCAAGCACCAATTTTCAATTTTCAAAAAAACTTAAACTGTCGTTTGAAAATTTAAAAATTGAGATTTGATTGAAAATTGAGATTTGTAAATTGAAAATTTTAAAACCAAAACTTACTATTTATTTCTACCTTTTCTCCATATCCACTTCTCTATCGTTTCTGAATTCCGTATTCAAACCATCGCTCGCCGCGCTTTCCGCGACCAATATCGTCCGAGGCTTTGCGCCATCAGAAGGCCCTATGATCCCCTGCTCTTCCAGAAGATCAAGAAGCCTCGCCGCTCTGGCATATCCCACGCGAAAACGCCTTTGCAAAAGAGACGCTGAAGCTTTTTTTGACCTGATCACCATTTCTTTGGCCTGCTCATAAAGCTCATCCTCTCCGGCATCATTATTGCTCAAAGAAAAATCAACACTTGAAGCCGGAGCCTTGGCAATGACGCTTTCATCGAGCATTTGCGCGCCTTCTTTGTAATTCTCTTTGAGCCATTTTACCACTTTTTTAACCTCGTTCTCGGAAACAAAACAGCCTTGCAGACGCTTAGGCTTGGCCGTACCTGTCGCCAAATAAAGCATATCCCCCCGGCCTAAAAGTTTTTCCGCGCCGCTATGATCCAAAATCGTCCTGGAATCGATCAAGCTCGCTACCCGAAAAGCGATGCGAGCCGTAATGTTGGCTTTAATCAAGCCAGTAATGACATTAACTGATGGTCTTTGGGTTGAAATAACTAAATGAATTCCCACGGCTCTCGACATTTGAGCCAAACGCACGACCGCCGCTTCCACTTCGCGGGGAAAAGTCGCCATCAGATCCGCCAATTCATCAATGATCACTACGATATAAGGCAAAGGTTCTTTATCCTCAGATTTGGAAGCGATCATTTTTTTATTATAGGAATCGATGTCGCGGCTGCCAACTTCAGCAAGCACAATATACCGCCTCTCCATTTCCGAGACCACCCATTTCAAAACCCCCACCGCTTTTTCATTCTCCACGATCACCGGCGTCAGGAGATGAGGAATACTATTATACAAAGTCAATTCCACTCTTTTCGGATCAATCATTATAAGCTTCAGGGCATCAGGAGAATTATTATAGATCAAACTCATTATCAAATTATTAACAAAGATTGTTTTTCCGCTTCCGGTAGAACCGGCGATCAATAAATGCGGCAAGCCGCCAAGATCAACCCAGTGCGGATTTCCGGAAACATCCAAACCCATCGCCACTTTAAGCGAGGCAAAATAATCATTTTTATAAAAATTGGAAAACGTTTCCAAAAGATTCCTAAGCCGGACGATGGCGGCGGACACATTGGGAATTTCTATTCCCACCAGGGATTTACCCGGAATCGGAGCTTCGATCCTAATGGAACTCGCGGCCAGGCTTAACGCCAGATCGTTTTGCAAAGCGGTGATCTTACTAAGCTTCACTCCCACTGACGGCTTAAAAGTGTATTGGCTTACAGTCGGCCCGATAAACACTTTTCCCATTTCTACTTCAATGCCAAAGTTTGATAAAGTTTTTTCGATGATCGAAGCATTGCCGTCAATATCGCCGCTATCAGCGCTGGTAAAATCGCTTTCCAAAAGATCCAATGGGAATTTGCTCCACTGAACCATTATTCTAGCTTTTTTCTTAGCCATTTTTTCCGAATAGGCAAAACTTTCCGCGCCAATATTCTTTTCCTGCTCATTCGCTTCCCCATTTTCTTTATCTTCAAGCGATTTTATTTTAAAAGAAGGCGCCAAACCATTTTTTTTGGCGTTTTCTTTTTCAAGCGCGGAAATATTATCTCTATAATTTTCTTCCTCTACTTTCGTTCTCTTGTTTTTCTTAGTTTGAGAAATGAAACTGTAATAGCTATAAAAAGCTTTAATATTATAAACGATCCTGCTTAAAAAAGATTCAAGGGAAATATTAAAAATAAAAAGCGTTAAAATAATAATCGCCATTATTAATATGACGCTGGCTACCGCCGGACCGGTAAAAGAAGTTAAAATAATGGAAAAAATCAAACCAAGATAACCGCCGCCGCCATAATTTACGGCAACGGATCGGAAATCATGCGGGAAAAACAGCAGGTTTACCAAAGCTAAAAAACTCAAAAGCACTACGGTAAAAGCTATAAGCATAACCGGAGAATAATTAAAACGCCGCATCTGGCTATTATTATCGGCGGTTTTGGCAATAAGAGAAAGTCCGCCAAGAAACAAAAATACGGGCGCCAGGATAAATAAATGCCCGAAAAGCAGCCTTATCAACGAATGAATTCTTGCGCTGAACGGATCGTTAACCCCTATCAATCCCATAATACTGATCACGCCCAAAGCAAAGAAAATAATCGCTAAAATGTTGTATTTAAGCCCTTTTGAAGCATAATTTCGCTTGGAATAATTCTGGCTATTGTTGTTTTTCCTTTTATTTCTCGCCATAGATAGCTTTTTAAAAAACTATAAACTACCAATTATCGCCTGCTAATTGTCTTTCTATTATACTACTTTTAAAGAAAAAATCAAAGAAATTGGATAAAAAAAGCGAATGAATAAATCCACTCGCCTAAACGATTTTATTTTACAACAAAGCTTTTGGAGCAAGCAGATGAGTTACGCTCCAGACACATCCCTCGCGCTCGCAGCATTTTTTTACTTCGGCATCGCTTTGATAGA of bacterium contains these proteins:
- a CDS encoding DNA translocase FtsK, whose protein sequence is MARNKRKNNNSQNYSKRNYASKGLKYNILAIIFFALGVISIMGLIGVNDPFSARIHSLIRLLFGHLFILAPVFLFLGGLSLIAKTADNNSQMRRFNYSPVMLIAFTVVLLSFLALVNLLFFPHDFRSVAVNYGGGGYLGLIFSIILTSFTGPAVASVILIMAIIILTLFIFNISLESFLSRIVYNIKAFYSYYSFISQTKKNKRTKVEEENYRDNISALEKENAKKNGLAPSFKIKSLEDKENGEANEQEKNIGAESFAYSEKMAKKKARIMVQWSKFPLDLLESDFTSADSGDIDGNASIIEKTLSNFGIEVEMGKVFIGPTVSQYTFKPSVGVKLSKITALQNDLALSLAASSIRIEAPIPGKSLVGIEIPNVSAAIVRLRNLLETFSNFYKNDYFASLKVAMGLDVSGNPHWVDLGGLPHLLIAGSTGSGKTIFVNNLIMSLIYNNSPDALKLIMIDPKRVELTLYNSIPHLLTPVIVENEKAVGVLKWVVSEMERRYIVLAEVGSRDIDSYNKKMIASKSEDKEPLPYIVVIIDELADLMATFPREVEAAVVRLAQMSRAVGIHLVISTQRPSVNVITGLIKANITARIAFRVASLIDSRTILDHSGAEKLLGRGDMLYLATGTAKPKRLQGCFVSENEVKKVVKWLKENYKEGAQMLDESVIAKAPASSVDFSLSNNDAGEDELYEQAKEMVIRSKKASASLLQRRFRVGYARAARLLDLLEEQGIIGPSDGAKPRTILVAESAASDGLNTEFRNDREVDMEKR